The following proteins are encoded in a genomic region of Hydra vulgaris chromosome 05, alternate assembly HydraT2T_AEP:
- the LOC136080826 gene encoding LOW QUALITY PROTEIN: mucin-2-like (The sequence of the model RefSeq protein was modified relative to this genomic sequence to represent the inferred CDS: substituted 2 bases at 2 genomic stop codons), translating into MLWKIWILCVLFVSNYQNGVSAETTTTTDPSTTITTQASSAPTTTNETIITGATTATTKALTTTTTEKTTTSEAPTTTTETTTTTTATQTTTNEATTAEATTTSKDTTTTTKSPTTTTEGTTTTTEAPTTTTEVTTTTSEALSTTTEASTTTNDAQATTTEATTTTGEATTTSDVTTTTTEAPTTTTEVTTTTTEALTTTAKATTITTEATTTTAEATTTSEAITTTTTKSTTTTTTEPLTTTKATIATTEAXTATTEATTTTAKATATSEVTTTTTEAPTTTTEATTTTTETQTTTTEATTTTAEATTPSEVTTTTTEATTTTTDAATTTTEAPTTATEATITTAEATAVSEVSTTTTEAPTTTTEATTTTAEATSTTTTTKPLITTTEATITTTEAPTTTTEVTTTTTEALTTTAEATTTTTEATTTTAEATTTSEATTTTTTKATTTTTTEPLATTKATIATTEAQTATTEATTAEATTTSKDTTTTTKAPTTTTKGTITTTEALTITAKATTTTTEAPTTTTEVTTTTSEALSTTTEASTTTNDAQATTTEATTTTGEATTISDVITTTTEAPTTTTEAPTTTTEITTTTTEALTTTAEATTTTTEATTTTAEATTTSEATTTTTTKATTTTTTEPLTTTKATIATTEAQTATTEATTTTAEATATSEVTITTTEAPTTTTEVTTTTTEALTKTAEATTTTTEATTTTVKATTASEATTTTTEPLKTTTKATIATTEAQTATTEATTTTAEATATSEVTTTTTEAPTTTTEAPTTTTEVTTTTSEALSTTIEATCTTTEAQTKTTEAITTTAEATTTSEVTTTTTEAQTTTTEATTTTAEATTTSEVTTTTTEAPTTTTEVTTTTTDNKITTNDTATTAIEAPTTTTXAPTTTTETTTTTTETQTTTTEATTAEATTTSEVTTTTTEAPTTTTEAPTTTTEVTTTTTEAPTTITEAPTTNTEVTTTTTKVTTTTADATTITAEA; encoded by the exons CTCCAACCACAACAAATGAAACTATAATAACTGGAGCAACAACCGCAACAACTAAAGCACTAACCACCACAACTACAGAAAAAACCACAACATCTGAagctccaaccacaacaactgaaacaacaaccacaacaactgcAACTCAAACTACAACAAATGAAGCGACAACAGCTGAAGCTACAACAACATCTAAAGATACAACCACAACCACTAAAtctccaaccacaacaactgaaggtacgaccacaacaactgaagctccaaccacaacaactgaagttacAACCACAACAAGTGAAGCTTTAAGCACAACAACTGAAGCATCAACCACAACAAATGATGCTCAAgctacaacaactgaagctacaacaacaacaggTGAAGCTACAACAACATCTGATGttacaaccacaacaactgaagctccaaccacaacaactgaagttacGACCACAACAACCGAAGCTCTAACCACAACAGCTAAAGCAACAACCATaacaactgaagctacaacaacaacagctgaAGCTACAACAACATCTGAagctataacaacaacaacgactaaatctacaacaacaacaacaactgaaccTCTAACAACAACTAAAGCAACAATCGCAACAACTGAAGCTTAAACTgcaacaactgaagctacaacaacaacagctaAGGCTACAGCAACATCTGAAGttacaaccacaacaactgaagctccaaccacaacaactgaagcaacaaccacaacaactgaaactcaaaccacaacaactgaagctacaacaacaacagctgaAGCTACAACACCATCTGAAGTTACGACCACAACAACCgaagctacaacaacaacaaccgATGCTGCAACgacaacaactgaagctccaacCACAGCAACTGAAGCTACAATAACAACAGCTGAGGCTACAGCAGTATCTGAAGTttcaaccacaacaactgaagctccaaccacaacaactgaagctacaacaacaacagctgaAGCtacatcaacaacaacaacaactaaacCTCTAATAACAACAACTGAAGCAACAatcacaacaactgaagctccaaccacaacaactgaagttacGACCACAACAACCGAAGCTCTAACCACAACAGCTGAAGcaacaaccacaacaactgaagctacaacaacaacagctgaagctacaacaacatctgaagctacaacaacaacaacgactaaagctacaacaacaacaacaactgaaccTCTAGCAACAACTAAAGCAACAATCGCAACAACTGAAGCTCAAACTGCAACAACTGAAGCGACAACAGCTGAAGCTACAACAACATCTAAAGATACAACCACAACAACTAAagctccaaccacaacaactaaAGGTACGATCACAACAACCGAAGCTCTAACCATAACAGCTAAAGCAActaccacaacaactgaagctccaaccacaacaactgaagttacAACCACAACAAGTGAAGCTTTAAGCACAACAACTGAAGCATCAACCACAACAAATGATGCTCAAgctacaacaactgaagctacaacaacaacaggTGAAGCTACAACAATATCTGATGTTataaccacaacaactgaagctccaaccacaacaactgaagctccaacCACCACAACTGAAATTACGACCACAACAACCGAAGCTCTAACTACAACAGCTGAAGcaacaaccacaacaactgaagctacaacaacaacagctgaagctacaacaacatctgaagctacaacaacaacaacgactaaagctacaacaacaacaacaactgaaccTCTAACAACAACTAAAGCAACAATCGCAACAACTGAAGCTCAAACTgcaacaactgaagctacaacaacaacagctgaGGCTACAGCAACATCTGAAGTTACAatcacaacaactgaagctccaaccacaacaactgaagttacGACCACAACAACCGAAGCTCTAACCAAAACAGCTGAAGcaacaaccacaacaactgaagctacaacaacaacagttAAAGCCACAACAGCATctgaagctacaacaacaacaactgaacctctaaaaacaacaactaaagCAACAATCGCAACAACTGAAGCTCAAACTgcaacaactgaagctacaacaacaacagctgaGGCTACAGCAACATCTGAAGttacaaccacaacaactgaagctccaaccacaacaactgaagctccaacCACCACAACTGAAGTTACGACCACAACAAGTGAAGCACTAAGCACAACAATTGAAGCAACCtgcacaacaactgaagctcaAACTAAAACAACTGAAGCTATAACAACAACAGCTGAAGCTACAACAACATCTGAAGttacaaccacaacaactgaagctcaaactacaacaactgaagctacaacaacaacagctgaAGCTACAACAACATCTGAAGTTACAactacaacaactgaagctccaaccacaacaactgaagttacGACCACAACAACcgataataaaataacaacaaatgaTACTGCAACGACAGCAATTGAagctccaaccacaacaacttaagctccaactacaacaactgaaacaacaaccacaacaactgaaacTCAAACTACAACAACTGAAGCAACAACAGCTGAAGCTACAACAACATCTGAAGttacaaccacaacaactgaagctccaaccacaacaactgaagctccaaccacaacaactgaag ttacaaccacaacaactgaagctccaacCACAATAACTGAAGCTCCAACCACAAATACTGAAGTTACGACCACAACAACCAaagttacaacaacaacagctgaTGCTACAACGATAACAGCTGAAGCTTAA
- the LOC136080354 gene encoding uncharacterized protein LOC136080354, whose translation MSAVSSDFGYLSGHSLSKSSVDELKKKAANLSQIDKADLDSSDFQSEMASFKYQAAAMMDNFEKSSPIDILQLIHKYSLTDAYLNTTTAIRIFLTIPVTVATCEKSFSKLKLIKHVMRSTIGQERLSSLAIISIENKVANNIDFDDVISKFASRKARKVALN comes from the coding sequence ATGTCTGCTGTATCCTCTGATTTTGGCTACCTCAGTGGGCATTCACTCTCTAAAAGTTCAGTGGATGAACTCAAGAAAAAAGCTGCAAATTTATCTCAAATTGACAAGGCAGATTTAGATTCTTCCGATTTCCAGTCAGAAATGGCAAGCTTTAAATATCAAGCTGCCGCAATGATggataactttgaaaaatctaGCCCGATCGACATTTTGCAGCTCATTCATAAATATTCTTTGACCGATGCTTATCTCAACACAACAACTGCTATTCGCATCTTCCTCACCATACCAGTCACAGTTGCTACGTGTGAGAAAAGTTTCAGTAAACTTAAGCTCATAAAACACGTTATGAGGTCAACAATTGGCCAAGAACGTTTGTCTAGTTTGGCTAtaatttcaattgaaaataaagtgGCAAACAACATTGATTTTGATGATGTCATTAGTAAATTTGCCTCAAGAAAAGCCAGAAAAGTGGCATTGAACTAA
- the LOC136080355 gene encoding zinc finger MYM-type protein 5-like produces the protein MDEDELHSEISENPVASEENFQHRDPATWPKITDKTRCFLIEHRPEQDRREFFPNILCDFDNRMRHFSSKWYENIHPNGKIFVRTWLQYSNKKDFLFCFCCLLFLTTKTNNFSEISKGFCDWKKLNPRIPEHENNNEHQRCYSDRKTLEKNLKEGKTLNSDL, from the coding sequence ATGGACGAGGATGAACTTCATTCAGAAATCTCAGAAAATCCAGTGGCCTCGGAAGAAAATTTTCAACATAGGGATCCAGCAACATGGCCTAAAATAACGGACAAAACAAGATGCTTTTTGATTGAGCATAGGCCAGAGCAAGACAGAAGAGAATTTTTCCCAAACATACTGTGTGATTTTGACAACAGAATGCGACACTTCAGCTCAAAATGGTATGAAAATATTCATCCCAATGGTAAAATATTTGTTCGCACTTGGCTGCAGTACagcaataaaaaagattttttattttgtttttgctgtttgttatttttaacaacaaaaaccaACAATTTCTCAGAAATTTCTAAAGGGTTTTGTGACTGGAAAAAACTAAACCCAAGAATTCCCGAGCATGAAAACAACAATGAACACCAAAGATGCTATTCTGATCGGAAAACTCTTGAAAAAAACCTCAAGGAAGGAAAGACCCTGAATTCTGATCTGTAG